One segment of Planctomycetia bacterium DNA contains the following:
- the cheR34H gene encoding chemotaxis protein methyltransferase: MPLSEAELPAATFAFLAGLIYDRSRIRLGVDKRSLVASRLARHLENRGCRSFADYCDLLRGPGAEDEIGTLIDLITTNHTQFFREPAHFEILARELLPALAARAIAASRPLRLWSAAAASGEEPYSLAIVMAEQARRQPGCAWEVHASDISQRMLDRCRLGIYDADKARLPDPGLLPRYFRKGFGRREGCVRLKPEIRRHVRVEHVNLFQPAYPLPRGLDVVFCRNVMIYFDVESRQELVGRLFDQLAPGGYLFVGHAESLLGLSHRFETRRPGVYRRPA; encoded by the coding sequence ATGCCACTCTCCGAGGCGGAACTCCCGGCCGCGACCTTCGCCTTCCTGGCGGGGCTCATCTATGACCGGAGCCGCATCCGGCTCGGCGTCGACAAGCGGTCCCTCGTCGCCAGCCGGCTGGCCCGCCACCTCGAGAACCGCGGCTGCCGATCGTTCGCCGACTACTGCGACCTGCTCCGCGGTCCCGGCGCCGAGGACGAGATCGGCACCCTCATCGACCTGATCACCACCAACCACACGCAGTTCTTCCGCGAGCCGGCCCACTTCGAGATCCTCGCCCGCGAGCTTCTCCCCGCGCTGGCCGCCCGGGCGATCGCGGCCTCCCGGCCGCTTCGGCTCTGGTCGGCCGCGGCGGCCTCTGGCGAGGAGCCCTATTCGCTGGCCATCGTGATGGCGGAGCAGGCCCGCCGGCAGCCGGGCTGCGCCTGGGAGGTGCACGCCTCCGACATCTCCCAACGCATGCTCGACCGCTGCCGGCTCGGCATCTACGACGCCGACAAGGCGCGGCTGCCGGATCCCGGCCTGCTGCCCCGCTACTTCCGCAAGGGCTTCGGCCGCCGGGAAGGATGCGTGCGGCTCAAGCCCGAGATCCGCCGACACGTGCGGGTGGAGCACGTCAACCTCTTCCAGCCCGCCTATCCGCTGCCGCGCGGACTCGACGTGGTGTTCTGCCGCAACGTCATGATCTACTTCGACGTCGAGTCGCGGCAGGAGCTCGTCGGGCGGCTGTTCGACCAGCTCGCCCCGGGCGGCTACCTGTTCGTGGGGCATGCCGAGAGCCTGCTCGGCCTCTCCCACCGTTTCGAAACCAGGCGGCCGGGCGTCTACCGGCGGCCGGCGTGA
- a CDS encoding chemotaxis protein CheA, with product MAPQSTATARRLLQQVGLEMAFLDPAAAGGGAAGTMLVGLLAELLTACDSAPESIRSLIAQARDGATTAMTGSPAALAGCVDWLAGWHAWMEDAVTAWDRGQPLPEVPPAVAAGPAAAAPGPAASTPAGPAPAPRRLDCTDPAGCQDVAVLPAQADPELVRLFCEDAQDLLRGIEQGVLVLETNPGDPDTLATVFRAFHTFKGNAGILKLAAVQRLAHDVESLLDAARRGDRILDREAIDVILAAADAFDRFVAEMARQVEGSGAGRSLSLPVPAILAAVATILASPPGSTHSPVPAVPVPAVPVPAVPVPAVAAAGASIRVDTHKLDGLIDLVGELVIAQSMVVQGTQADEPTDDHLARALGRLRGITSDLQRTAMSLRMVPIRGTFQKMTRLVRDAAAELGKDVKLVLDGEETELDRTVIEQIGDPLVHMIRNAIDHGIEPPAVRAAAGKPRAGTIRLSAFHQGGFVVVRIADDGRGLDPARIRAKAVERGLLGVDAVLDDRDTLELIFAAGFSMAEQVTGLSGRGVGMDVVRRNIEGIRGKIEIESTVGGGTTFTIFMPLTLAIIEGLIVAVGEQRFVVPTLSVRESLRPLPADVSTVQGRGELVNVRGRLVPLLRLGPHVGVATRATTPADGIVVVVEAGQECRGLLVDDLLGKQEVVIKSLGETFAGRRGFAGAAILGDGRVGLILDTNALVRLRPAAAGSAA from the coding sequence ATGGCCCCCCAATCCACCGCGACCGCCCGCCGGCTCCTCCAGCAGGTCGGTCTGGAGATGGCGTTCCTCGACCCGGCAGCCGCCGGCGGCGGTGCGGCAGGGACGATGCTCGTCGGTCTGCTCGCCGAACTTCTCACGGCCTGCGACAGCGCACCGGAGTCGATTCGCAGCCTGATCGCACAGGCTCGCGACGGCGCGACGACGGCCATGACCGGATCGCCCGCCGCCCTCGCTGGATGCGTCGACTGGCTCGCTGGCTGGCATGCCTGGATGGAGGACGCCGTCACGGCCTGGGACCGCGGGCAGCCGCTGCCCGAGGTGCCGCCAGCTGTCGCCGCCGGTCCGGCCGCCGCCGCGCCCGGTCCGGCCGCGTCCACGCCGGCCGGACCGGCGCCGGCACCGCGCCGGCTCGACTGCACCGATCCCGCCGGCTGCCAGGATGTCGCCGTGCTCCCGGCTCAGGCCGACCCCGAGCTCGTGCGGTTGTTCTGCGAGGATGCGCAGGATCTGCTCCGTGGCATCGAGCAGGGCGTGCTCGTGCTGGAGACGAATCCCGGCGATCCCGACACGCTCGCCACCGTGTTTCGGGCCTTCCACACGTTCAAGGGCAACGCCGGGATCCTGAAGCTCGCGGCGGTGCAGCGGCTCGCCCACGACGTCGAGTCGCTGCTCGACGCGGCCCGCCGCGGCGACCGCATCCTCGATCGCGAGGCGATCGACGTCATCCTCGCTGCCGCGGATGCATTCGACCGGTTCGTGGCCGAGATGGCACGGCAGGTCGAGGGGAGCGGCGCGGGCCGCTCCTTGAGCCTGCCCGTGCCCGCGATTCTCGCGGCCGTTGCCACGATCCTCGCCTCCCCACCGGGTTCGACCCACAGCCCTGTCCCCGCCGTGCCTGTCCCCGCCGTGCCTGTCCCCGCCGTGCCTGTCCCCGCCGTGGCCGCTGCCGGGGCATCGATCCGCGTCGACACGCACAAACTCGACGGCCTCATCGACCTCGTCGGCGAACTCGTCATCGCCCAGTCGATGGTCGTGCAGGGCACCCAGGCCGACGAGCCGACCGACGATCACCTCGCCCGCGCGCTCGGCCGGCTGCGCGGCATCACGTCCGACCTGCAGCGGACCGCGATGTCCCTGCGCATGGTGCCGATCCGGGGCACGTTTCAGAAGATGACACGCCTCGTGCGGGACGCCGCCGCGGAACTCGGCAAGGACGTGAAGCTCGTGCTCGACGGCGAGGAGACCGAGCTTGACCGCACCGTCATCGAGCAGATCGGCGATCCGCTCGTGCACATGATCCGCAATGCGATCGATCACGGCATCGAGCCGCCGGCGGTCCGGGCGGCGGCCGGCAAGCCCCGCGCCGGCACGATCCGCCTGTCGGCCTTTCACCAGGGGGGATTCGTGGTCGTTCGCATCGCCGACGACGGCCGCGGCCTCGACCCCGCGAGAATCCGGGCCAAGGCCGTGGAACGCGGCCTGCTGGGCGTCGATGCCGTCCTCGATGACCGCGACACCCTCGAGCTGATCTTCGCCGCCGGCTTCTCCATGGCCGAGCAGGTGACGGGACTCTCGGGCCGCGGCGTGGGCATGGACGTCGTGCGGCGCAACATCGAGGGCATCCGCGGCAAGATCGAGATCGAGTCCACGGTCGGGGGCGGCACGACGTTCACGATCTTCATGCCGCTGACGCTGGCGATCATCGAGGGCCTGATCGTGGCCGTCGGCGAGCAGCGGTTCGTCGTCCCCACGCTCTCCGTCCGCGAGTCGCTCCGCCCGCTGCCCGCCGACGTCTCGACCGTGCAGGGCCGGGGGGAACTGGTGAACGTCCGCGGCCGGCTCGTCCCCCTGCTCAGGCTCGGGCCCCATGTCGGGGTGGCGACGCGTGCGACCACGCCGGCCGACGGCATCGTCGTCGTCGTGGAGGCGGGGCAGGAGTGCCGCGGCCTGCTCGTCGACGACCTGCTGGGCAAGCAAGAAGTCGTCATCAAGAGCCTCGGCGAGACGTTCGCCGGCCGCCGCGGCTTCGCCGGCGCCGCCATCCTCGGCGATGGCCGCGTCGGCCTGATTCTCGACACCAACGCCCTCGTCCGCCTCAGGCCGGCCGCTGCGGGCTCCGCCGCCTGA
- a CDS encoding chemotaxis protein CheW, with the protein MDAPSPPLPASPSTALPGKYLAFTLGRESYAVPVLAVREIIRLCPITPVASMPPHVRGVINLRGRVIPVVDLRIRLGLSDVVDHDRSCIVVMQVAAAAGGTRPYGVIVDGVEEVAAYAAEDLVPPPDFGSVVDTRFITGMARRDGGVTTLIDLEAFARADREPA; encoded by the coding sequence ATGGACGCGCCATCCCCTCCCCTGCCCGCCTCCCCGTCGACCGCCCTGCCGGGAAAGTACCTCGCGTTCACGCTCGGCCGCGAGTCGTACGCCGTCCCTGTGCTGGCGGTGCGCGAGATCATCCGGCTCTGTCCGATCACGCCCGTGGCCTCGATGCCGCCGCACGTGCGCGGCGTTATCAACCTCAGGGGCCGGGTGATTCCCGTCGTCGATCTCCGCATCCGCCTCGGGCTCTCCGACGTGGTCGATCACGACCGGTCCTGCATCGTCGTGATGCAGGTCGCGGCCGCCGCCGGCGGCACCCGTCCCTACGGCGTGATCGTCGACGGCGTCGAGGAGGTCGCCGCGTATGCCGCGGAGGACCTCGTGCCCCCTCCCGACTTCGGCAGCGTCGTCGACACGCGATTCATCACCGGCATGGCGCGCCGAGACGGCGGCGTCACCACGCTGATCGACCTCGAAGCCTTTGCCCGGGCCGACCGCGAGCCCGCCTGA
- a CDS encoding methyl-accepting chemotaxis protein — translation MNTMHKLKLMTLGPVLGLVALAILAFVNQAGLNRAHLDRYESYRLANELRRSSDELTRLARTYVVTADPAYERQFWQVLAVRNGTEPRADGRREPLRTLMERQGFTADEFACLKRAEDNSNALVTTETIAMNAVKGLFADGQGGYTTRGEPDRDMARRIMHDEKYHADKDTIMRPIGEFEQLLDRRTAGAVTTARRRSDLLTALVVGLASLSAAMIWLAIRNHAGAVRRAIDELSTTAANVSAGASQVASASLSLAQGTAEQLAAVEDSSRAARTTSGMATDNARRAREASELVGHEQEQFRAAVGLLAEMVAAIGEIDSAATRISSINKVIDEIAFQTNILALNAAVEAARAGEAGAGFAVVADEVRSLAQRSGQAARETAALIGESLARSQAGRRKMTEVTAAIDSLAERSAAVRVLVDEVHAGSREQNRAIDRIGTALEQIEQVTQQAASGAEEGSAAAEELSAQAGSLLDIVDVLRRMVGGGATAA, via the coding sequence ATGAACACGATGCACAAACTGAAACTGATGACCCTCGGGCCGGTGCTGGGGCTCGTGGCGCTGGCGATCCTGGCCTTCGTCAACCAGGCGGGGCTCAACCGGGCGCACCTCGATCGCTACGAGTCGTACCGGCTGGCCAACGAGCTGCGCCGCAGTTCCGACGAGCTCACGAGGCTGGCCCGGACCTACGTGGTGACGGCGGACCCGGCCTACGAGCGGCAGTTTTGGCAGGTGCTCGCGGTGCGCAACGGCACCGAGCCGCGGGCGGACGGCCGCCGCGAGCCACTGCGGACACTCATGGAACGGCAGGGGTTCACGGCCGACGAGTTCGCCTGCCTGAAGCGGGCCGAGGACAACTCCAACGCGCTGGTCACCACCGAGACGATCGCGATGAACGCCGTCAAGGGGCTGTTCGCCGACGGCCAGGGAGGCTACACGACCCGCGGCGAGCCGGATCGCGACATGGCCCGCCGGATCATGCACGACGAGAAGTACCACGCCGACAAGGACACGATCATGCGGCCGATCGGCGAGTTCGAGCAGCTGCTCGATCGCCGGACGGCGGGCGCCGTGACGACCGCCCGGCGCCGGAGCGACCTCCTCACCGCGCTGGTCGTGGGACTGGCATCCCTGTCGGCGGCGATGATCTGGCTGGCGATCCGCAACCATGCCGGCGCCGTGCGGCGGGCCATCGACGAACTGTCGACGACGGCCGCCAACGTCAGCGCCGGTGCATCGCAGGTGGCCTCGGCCAGCCTGTCCCTTGCCCAGGGCACGGCCGAGCAGCTCGCCGCCGTGGAGGACAGCTCCCGCGCCGCCCGGACCACCAGCGGCATGGCCACCGACAACGCCCGCCGGGCGCGGGAGGCGAGCGAGCTGGTGGGCCACGAGCAGGAACAGTTCCGCGCGGCCGTCGGCCTGCTGGCCGAGATGGTCGCGGCGATCGGCGAAATCGACTCCGCGGCCACGCGCATCTCGTCGATCAACAAGGTCATCGACGAGATCGCTTTCCAGACCAACATCCTCGCCCTCAACGCCGCCGTCGAGGCGGCCCGGGCGGGAGAGGCCGGGGCCGGTTTCGCGGTCGTGGCCGACGAGGTGCGAAGCCTCGCCCAGCGGTCCGGGCAGGCCGCCCGCGAGACGGCGGCCCTGATCGGCGAGTCGCTGGCCCGGTCGCAGGCGGGCCGCCGCAAGATGACGGAGGTCACGGCGGCGATCGACAGCCTGGCCGAGCGGTCGGCCGCCGTGCGCGTGCTCGTCGACGAGGTCCATGCCGGCAGCCGCGAGCAAAACCGGGCGATCGATCGGATCGGGACGGCGCTGGAGCAGATCGAGCAGGTCACGCAGCAGGCCGCCTCGGGCGCGGAGGAGGGCTCGGCCGCGGCCGAGGAACTCTCCGCGCAGGCGGGCAGCCTGCTCGACATCGTCGACGTCCTGCGCCGGATGGTGGGGGGCGGGGCCACGGCGGCGTGA